ATATTGCGGCACCGGGGCGGTCATCACCGGCGCAGGTATGCGGATGATGCCGGCTATCCGACCCTTTTTCAGGGCGTTGAGCTGTGCCAGCGAATCTGTTTCTTTTGACAGGCTGAAGATGCTGATATCTTTTACAGCCCGGTATACCGGGCTGCTGGTATCACTGCCGGGAGCGATGGCCACCGGGATTTTCACCGCTGTGTTATCAACCATTGCACCGAACACCGTCACAAAAATGATGGGAAACAATAGGGCGAATACAACCGAAGTAGGGCTACGCAGGGTAGCAATCAGGCTGGCACGGGCCATCACCAGACCGGCCCTGAGCTGACTATATTTTTTTGCCATAGGGAACCAAAGCTACAGTATTCTTTCAAAGATTCATTTTCCCGGAACATATTATATTTGCCCTTCCAATGCGGTCCCCTAATACCCAAGGCTACTCATGAAAAAAGTGATCACCGGCAAAGACATCGTGCGCCAACTCAAAGCAGACCTGATCGGCAAGGACTCCTACCGCGGAGTTACGCTGACCTATACCTGGCTGGCCAATCAGTTTGGCCATTTCTCCCTCGGCTTCATCCCTACTTTTGTGGGTTATCTTATCCTGAAGCGGCATTTCAGCGAACAACGGGCATCCCTGTACGCTGCACTGGCCGTAAGCCTCTTCTGGCTGACGTTCGAAATTTTTAATTTCCTCGGACCGCTGCTGTCCCGCAAATCCAGGAGCACCTACGTCTTTCAGCCGGCATGGGGCAACATCGCTTTCGACACTATCACCGACCTGATATATTTCTGGTGCGGCGCATTAATGGCTTCTATCCTTTGCGCCTATACGACAATGGCGTTCGTTGCCCTGTTGATACTGACTGTACTGGTGCTCTACCCGGCTTACTACTGGTATCTCACCAAAATGTACCTGCAGGCGCCCTCCTATCCTTTCCAGTTCAGGCTGAGCCAGTGGAGCACAGAACATATTCCCGATGAAGACATCGCGCTGGTGCGCCGTTTCCTCGACAACGAAGAGCAGGGCATGCACCTGTTCCTCTTCGGCCC
The Chitinophaga varians genome window above contains:
- a CDS encoding AAA family ATPase, with amino-acid sequence MKKVITGKDIVRQLKADLIGKDSYRGVTLTYTWLANQFGHFSLGFIPTFVGYLILKRHFSEQRASLYAALAVSLFWLTFEIFNFLGPLLSRKSRSTYVFQPAWGNIAFDTITDLIYFWCGALMASILCAYTTMAFVALLILTVLVLYPAYYWYLTKMYLQAPSYPFQFRLSQWSTEHIPDEDIALVRRFLDNEEQGMHLFLFGPKRSGKTSLSVAIATELSIRHQSAVYTSAMKLYCMFFEHDDDSAANVLWTWRKASILVIDDINPGDPIKEDIITPERFLSFVDTFSTNDINRTVLRQTNVIWVLGDDDASRKLSERWQDMLTGIGVEKEKLLSLNLQLYSQAPVKAEYDLRMQS